One genomic segment of Arcobacter porcinus includes these proteins:
- a CDS encoding aminotransferase class I/II-fold pyridoxal phosphate-dependent enzyme, translating into MIKESIFKHIPCGNTLPQNNIHAVSTSMPTLQDVIDYEEQTPKILEKIKVAYPRFLIHPYLKLLSNYLKDKYSVSNEYDLILLSSKKAVEAVSNRYFIHNKFEFNEPFGVIKVIKGRQYQKVLKFIQHVGYNLSSRYAEDYLYYLNIIPSLQDEKLEKKELSEDIVISTLAKAYKEDKKNIKLCTSGMNAIHSVLKGLKSIQARNGKSILIQFGWLYLDTTNIVSQYFEESKAFFDINNLKEFEDFLETNKNRVLGIITEVPTNPLVKTANLKKVRELCDKYNIVLVIDSTFATPYNLDLKPYADIFVESLTKFACGNADVLMGAIILNSNFKISHIKNELFKHSDNPYIKDIQRMALEIVNYEKRVKKISENTKELITFLQKLPYISRVYSCLDEENYQNYKDLMIDENSICGIVSIVIEKDFEKIYNALNFAKGPSLGTEFTLLMPYTYLAHYDLIVNKNKSNFLNKIELPINLIRISVGIENIEDIKNEFKRVLELF; encoded by the coding sequence ATGATAAAAGAGTCTATTTTTAAACATATTCCTTGTGGAAACACTCTTCCACAAAACAATATTCATGCAGTTTCTACATCTATGCCAACTCTTCAAGATGTGATTGATTATGAAGAACAAACTCCAAAAATCTTAGAAAAAATCAAAGTTGCATATCCAAGATTTTTGATACATCCATATTTAAAACTTTTATCAAATTATTTAAAAGATAAATATAGTGTTTCAAATGAATATGATTTGATTTTATTAAGTAGTAAAAAAGCTGTTGAAGCTGTAAGTAATAGATATTTTATTCATAATAAATTTGAATTTAATGAGCCATTTGGAGTAATAAAAGTAATAAAAGGAAGGCAATACCAAAAAGTTTTAAAGTTTATTCAACATGTTGGCTACAATTTATCTTCAAGATATGCTGAGGATTATCTATATTATTTAAATATTATTCCTTCTTTACAAGATGAAAAACTAGAAAAAAAAGAGCTATCTGAAGATATTGTTATTTCAACTTTAGCAAAAGCATATAAAGAAGATAAAAAAAATATTAAACTTTGTACTTCTGGAATGAATGCAATTCATAGTGTTTTAAAAGGTTTAAAAAGTATCCAAGCAAGAAATGGAAAATCTATTTTAATACAATTTGGATGGCTTTATTTGGATACTACAAATATTGTAAGCCAATATTTTGAAGAGAGCAAAGCTTTTTTTGATATTAACAATCTAAAAGAGTTTGAAGATTTTTTGGAAACAAATAAAAACAGAGTTTTAGGAATAATTACTGAAGTTCCTACAAATCCTTTGGTAAAAACTGCAAATCTAAAAAAAGTAAGAGAGCTTTGTGATAAATATAATATTGTTTTAGTAATAGATTCAACATTTGCAACTCCTTATAATCTTGATTTAAAACCTTATGCTGATATTTTTGTTGAATCTTTAACAAAATTTGCTTGTGGAAATGCCGATGTTTTAATGGGAGCAATAATTTTAAATAGTAATTTTAAAATCTCTCATATAAAAAATGAACTATTTAAACATAGTGATAATCCATATATAAAAGATATTCAAAGAATGGCTTTAGAGATTGTAAATTATGAAAAAAGAGTTAAAAAGATTTCAGAAAATACAAAAGAACTTATAACCTTTTTACAAAAACTACCATATATTTCAAGAGTTTATTCTTGTTTAGATGAAGAAAACTATCAAAACTACAAAGATTTAATGATAGATGAAAATAGTATTTGTGGAATAGTTTCAATAGTTATAGAAAAAGATTTCGAAAAAATCTATAATGCACTAAACTTTGCAAAAGGTCCAAGTCTTGGAACAGAATTCACACTTCTTATGCCTTATACATATCTTGCTCACTATGATTTAATAGTAAATAAAAATAAAAGCAATTTTCTAAACAAAATTGAACTCCCAATAAATTTAATAAGAATTTCTGTGGGAATAGAAAATATTGAAGATATAAAAAATGAGTTTAAAAGAGTTTTAGAATTATTTTAA
- a CDS encoding trans-sulfuration enzyme family protein translates to MNKNLDTMICHLKDFAPFKDIANSSHFPIYNTATFDLRDQNSNKTYDYTRSDNPTRESLENFFAFAENGAGAVCTHTGIASVALLFETVLKANSTILVEADCYGGTFRLLKVYKEKYNLNIIFTNFNDLNILEHILKTNSVDLALCESPTNPGLKMIDLEKVAKLCKENKSLFAVDNSLATFISQKPLDLGADFSLFSTTKFISGHGSVIAGAIVAKTEELSDKLHFYSNAFGRNQNPMDVFLISLGVSSLKVRMKASEKSAKRLAKWLEKQDFISKVTFPALKSYPQRSLAKKQLRILPSVFCADFKDEKLAEKFIKNANIFGEKCSFGSADSRVEIPAKISHASFSKDELKAIGITNSTVRFSIGFESIKDLKNDILQAIK, encoded by the coding sequence ATGAATAAAAATTTAGATACTATGATTTGTCATCTAAAAGATTTTGCACCATTTAAAGATATTGCAAACTCTTCACATTTCCCAATTTATAACACTGCAACTTTTGATTTAAGAGACCAAAACTCAAATAAAACTTATGATTATACAAGAAGTGATAATCCTACAAGAGAGAGTTTAGAAAACTTTTTTGCTTTTGCAGAAAATGGTGCAGGAGCTGTTTGTACACATACAGGAATTGCAAGTGTTGCCCTACTTTTTGAAACAGTTTTAAAAGCAAACTCTACAATTTTGGTTGAAGCTGATTGTTATGGTGGAACTTTTAGACTTTTAAAAGTTTATAAAGAGAAATACAATTTAAATATAATTTTTACAAATTTCAATGATTTAAATATACTAGAACATATTTTAAAAACAAATAGTGTTGATTTAGCTTTATGTGAAAGTCCTACAAATCCAGGACTTAAGATGATTGATTTAGAAAAAGTTGCAAAATTGTGTAAAGAAAATAAGAGTTTATTTGCAGTTGATAACTCTCTTGCAACATTTATAAGCCAAAAACCTTTAGATTTAGGAGCTGATTTCTCTTTGTTTTCAACTACAAAATTTATAAGTGGTCACGGAAGTGTAATTGCTGGTGCTATTGTTGCTAAAACAGAAGAGCTCTCAGATAAACTTCATTTTTATTCAAATGCTTTTGGAAGAAATCAAAATCCAATGGATGTATTTTTAATCTCTTTAGGTGTTTCAAGCTTAAAAGTTAGAATGAAAGCAAGTGAAAAATCTGCTAAAAGATTAGCAAAATGGCTAGAAAAACAAGATTTTATATCTAAAGTTACTTTTCCAGCTCTTAAATCTTACCCTCAAAGATCTTTAGCAAAAAAACAACTAAGAATTTTACCTAGCGTTTTTTGTGCAGATTTTAAAGATGAAAAACTAGCAGAGAAATTCATAAAAAATGCAAATATTTTTGGAGAGAAATGCTCTTTTGGAAGTGCAGATAGTAGAGTTGAAATTCCAGCAAAAATATCTCATGCAAGTTTTTCAAAAGATGAGTTAAAAGCAATTGGAATTACAAATAGCACTGTTAGATTTTCAATAGGTTTTGAAAGCATTAAAGATTTAAAAAATGATATTTTACAAGCGATAAAATGA
- a CDS encoding DNA ligase has protein sequence MRFIITFFLAFTFLFSFELQKPMVYQEYNKEYDSWLMSEKLDGIRAYWNGKELISKNQNKIYAPSWFTKDFPPFPLDGELWTKRDDFENIQSIVLSKNDDKGWENISYNIFEVPNQNGNFYERLSFLELYLKNNPNKYIKIIPQSPIKNSKNLNDFLNKLIEAKAEGVIIKNPNLDYFTGRDSNILKVKKFFDDEAEVIALNLRDDGTLKSLSVKLKNGTIFNLGGGFSNKQRENPPKIGDIVTFKYYGFTKNAKPKFASFLRIREKE, from the coding sequence ATGAGATTTATTATCACTTTTTTTTTAGCTTTTACTTTTTTATTCTCTTTTGAACTTCAAAAACCTATGGTTTATCAAGAGTACAACAAAGAGTATGATTCTTGGCTTATGAGTGAAAAACTTGATGGAATAAGAGCTTATTGGAATGGAAAAGAACTTATAAGTAAAAATCAAAACAAAATTTATGCTCCATCTTGGTTTACAAAAGATTTTCCACCATTTCCTTTGGATGGAGAATTGTGGACAAAAAGAGATGATTTTGAAAATATTCAAAGTATAGTTTTAAGTAAAAATGATGATAAAGGCTGGGAAAATATAAGCTATAATATTTTTGAAGTACCAAATCAAAATGGAAATTTTTATGAAAGATTATCTTTTTTAGAACTTTATTTAAAAAACAATCCAAATAAATATATAAAAATAATTCCTCAATCTCCTATAAAAAATAGTAAAAATCTAAATGATTTTTTAAATAAACTTATTGAAGCTAAAGCAGAAGGTGTAATAATAAAGAATCCAAATTTAGACTATTTTACAGGAAGAGATTCAAATATTTTAAAAGTAAAAAAGTTTTTTGATGATGAAGCAGAAGTTATAGCTTTAAATTTAAGAGATGATGGAACTTTAAAAAGTTTAAGTGTAAAACTTAAAAATGGAACTATTTTCAATCTTGGTGGTGGTTTTTCAAATAAACAAAGAGAAAACCCACCAAAAATAGGAGATATTGTAACTTTCAAATATTATGGTTTTACAAAAAATGCTAAGCCAAAGTTTGCTTCTTTTCTAAGAATTAGAGAAAAGGAATAA
- the apt gene encoding adenine phosphoribosyltransferase: MKDNILTDEEKCFLINSIRSIEDFPKPGISFKDITTLLNNKDAFELLMSHLENRYKSYNLDFIAGIEARGFIFASALASRLNVGFVPVRKKGKLPSTTVCEKYELEYGFDEVEIHLDAFNNKKEARVLLIDDLVVSGGTAFASASLIKKLNANLVESCFILNFSILDGKEKLSKLAPVYTVLEI, encoded by the coding sequence TTGAAAGATAATATTTTAACAGATGAAGAGAAATGTTTTCTAATCAACTCAATAAGAAGTATAGAAGATTTCCCAAAACCAGGAATTAGTTTTAAAGATATTACAACTTTATTGAATAATAAAGATGCCTTTGAACTTCTTATGAGTCATTTAGAAAATAGATATAAATCATATAATTTGGATTTTATAGCAGGAATTGAAGCAAGAGGATTTATTTTTGCTTCTGCTTTAGCAAGTAGGCTTAATGTAGGATTTGTTCCTGTAAGAAAAAAAGGAAAATTGCCAAGTACAACAGTTTGTGAAAAGTATGAACTAGAGTATGGTTTTGATGAAGTAGAGATACACTTAGATGCTTTTAATAATAAAAAAGAAGCAAGAGTTTTATTAATAGATGATTTAGTTGTAAGTGGTGGAACAGCTTTTGCATCTGCTAGTTTAATCAAAAAACTAAATGCAAATTTAGTGGAGAGTTGTTTTATATTAAATTTTTCAATTCTTGATGGAAAAGAAAAACTAAGTAAATTAGCCCCTGTTTATACAGTATTAGAAATTTAG
- the trpB gene encoding tryptophan synthase subunit beta → MSNYIPKKSIFDPNENGVFGEIFGGQYVPETLMPILKDLEKAYNKYRFDKDFWDEVNYLLRDYVGRENPLYFAKNISQELESKIYLKREDLNHTGAHKVNNVIAQGILAKKMGKTKVIAETGAGQHGVATATIAALLGLECTVFMGAKDVQRQELNVFRMKLLGAKVVAVESGSQTLKDAMNDAIRYWVTNARDTFYIIGTVAGPHPYPMMVRDFQAIIGYEARKQILEKENKLPDFVVACIGGGSNAIGMFSHFLEDKDVKCVGIEAGGLGIDTSKHGSCLAKGTPGMLHGQCSYLLQDDDGQVLEAHSISAGLDYPGIGPEHSFHKDNKTVEYDNITDKEALDAFVWLSQKEGIIPAFESSHAIAYLKKAKDRIKGKTVIVCLSGRGDKDMIQAKSLLSFDKE, encoded by the coding sequence ATGAGTAATTATATCCCAAAGAAAAGTATATTTGATCCAAATGAAAATGGAGTTTTTGGAGAGATTTTTGGTGGACAATATGTTCCTGAAACTTTGATGCCAATTTTAAAAGATTTAGAAAAAGCTTATAATAAATATAGATTTGATAAAGATTTTTGGGATGAAGTTAACTACTTGTTAAGAGATTATGTAGGAAGAGAAAATCCTCTATATTTTGCAAAAAATATTAGTCAAGAGCTTGAATCTAAAATTTATTTAAAAAGAGAAGATTTAAATCATACAGGAGCACACAAAGTAAACAATGTAATAGCTCAAGGAATTTTGGCTAAGAAAATGGGAAAAACAAAAGTAATAGCTGAAACAGGAGCAGGGCAACATGGAGTTGCAACTGCAACAATTGCAGCTTTACTAGGACTTGAGTGTACTGTTTTTATGGGTGCAAAAGATGTACAAAGGCAAGAGCTAAATGTATTTAGAATGAAGCTTTTAGGTGCAAAAGTGGTAGCAGTAGAAAGTGGAAGTCAAACTTTAAAAGATGCTATGAATGATGCAATTAGATATTGGGTTACAAATGCAAGAGATACATTTTATATAATAGGAACAGTTGCAGGTCCTCATCCTTATCCTATGATGGTGAGAGATTTTCAAGCAATTATTGGTTATGAAGCTAGAAAACAGATTTTAGAAAAAGAGAATAAATTACCTGATTTTGTAGTTGCTTGTATTGGTGGTGGTTCAAATGCAATTGGAATGTTCTCACACTTTTTAGAAGATAAAGATGTAAAATGTGTTGGAATTGAAGCTGGTGGTTTAGGAATAGATACTTCAAAACATGGATCTTGTTTAGCAAAGGGAACACCAGGAATGCTTCATGGTCAATGTTCATACTTACTTCAAGATGATGATGGTCAAGTTTTAGAAGCACATAGTATAAGTGCTGGACTTGATTATCCTGGAATTGGACCTGAACACTCTTTTCATAAAGACAATAAGACAGTTGAATATGACAATATAACTGATAAAGAGGCTTTAGATGCTTTTGTTTGGTTAAGTCAAAAAGAGGGAATAATTCCAGCTTTTGAATCATCTCATGCTATTGCTTATTTAAAAAAAGCAAAAGATAGAATAAAAGGAAAAACAGTAATTGTTTGTTTATCTGGACGAGGTGATAAAGATATGATACAAGCAAAAAGTTTGTTGAGTTTTGATAAGGAATAA
- a CDS encoding DedA family protein, with protein sequence MKKLFRKIQPYTGKIFAVSLVVFIAFLVYSLYQAPGVGIEDKFINLLKTYGYIILFVWSMLEGEMGLIMAGLMAHEGAMNLFIAIFVAGLGGFAGDQVYFYIGRFNKKAVLKKLISQRRKFAFAHLLLKKHGWPIIFTQRYMYGMRTIIPMSIGITRYDARKFAFINLISAWAWASITILPVWYFGNEIMVVLHWAKEHWYMAIPIAILFGGGIIYMFNKATRKIERKVMDEN encoded by the coding sequence ATGAAAAAACTTTTTAGAAAAATACAACCATACACAGGAAAAATATTTGCAGTTTCTCTTGTAGTATTTATAGCTTTTTTAGTATATAGTTTATATCAGGCTCCAGGTGTTGGTATTGAAGATAAGTTTATTAATCTATTAAAAACTTATGGATATATAATACTTTTTGTTTGGAGTATGCTTGAAGGTGAAATGGGATTAATAATGGCTGGACTTATGGCACATGAAGGTGCTATGAATCTTTTTATTGCAATATTTGTAGCAGGTCTTGGTGGATTTGCAGGAGATCAAGTATATTTTTATATAGGAAGATTTAATAAAAAAGCTGTTCTAAAAAAACTAATAAGCCAAAGACGAAAATTTGCTTTTGCACATTTACTTCTTAAAAAACATGGTTGGCCAATCATTTTTACTCAAAGATATATGTATGGAATGAGAACTATAATTCCAATGTCAATAGGAATTACAAGATATGATGCAAGAAAGTTTGCATTTATAAATCTTATTTCAGCTTGGGCATGGGCAAGTATAACTATTTTACCTGTTTGGTATTTTGGAAATGAGATTATGGTTGTGCTTCATTGGGCAAAAGAGCACTGGTATATGGCTATTCCAATAGCTATTTTATTTGGTGGTGGGATTATATATATGTTTAATAAAGCAACAAGAAAAATTGAAAGAAAGGTAATGGATGAAAATTAA
- a CDS encoding leucyl aminopeptidase, which produces MKINFIENSKNRQNDIEIILVNSKKELGTSIELELLESLDFKFKDENVALLVESRKIYSAFEEFTYDSLAIAISSAIKKFKSTKFKSAKLVLNKELENNFKALVEGAILGSYEFDLYKSSKTKSNQEFYFEVNSKNKELETIFKDSMIIANAVNVSRDMINTAPADFTPLTFVKEAEKIAKEFELECQVFGEKYLEKEKMMSMHSVGKASIYESQLIHLKYKPKKAKTKIVLVGKGLTYDSGGLSLKPADFMITMKADKSGGVAVLNTIKAIAELKLPIEVHAVIGAVENMVGGNAYKPDDILRAKNGKTIEVRNTDAEGRLVLADCLCYAQDEIKNIDYIFDFATLTGACVVGLGEYTTGIMGNNAKLRQKALEACENSGEYATKLDFNRYLKKCIKSEIADVCNISNTRYGGAITAGMFLDNFIYEENKEKWVHFDIAGPAFVEKAWGYNPYGASGTGVRFAVELAKTLA; this is translated from the coding sequence ATGAAAATTAATTTTATTGAAAACTCAAAAAATAGACAAAATGATATAGAAATCATTTTAGTAAATAGTAAAAAAGAGCTTGGAACTTCTATTGAATTAGAGCTTCTTGAAAGTTTAGATTTCAAATTTAAAGATGAGAATGTAGCTTTACTTGTTGAAAGTAGAAAAATATATTCTGCTTTTGAAGAGTTTACTTATGACTCTTTAGCTATTGCAATTTCAAGTGCGATTAAAAAGTTTAAAAGCACAAAATTTAAAAGTGCGAAACTTGTATTAAATAAAGAATTAGAAAATAATTTTAAAGCTTTAGTTGAAGGTGCTATATTAGGAAGCTATGAATTTGATCTTTATAAAAGTTCTAAAACAAAATCAAATCAAGAGTTTTATTTTGAAGTAAATAGTAAAAATAAAGAGCTTGAAACTATATTTAAAGATAGTATGATTATTGCAAATGCTGTAAATGTTTCAAGAGATATGATAAATACTGCTCCAGCAGATTTTACACCATTAACTTTTGTAAAAGAGGCAGAAAAAATTGCAAAAGAGTTTGAGTTAGAGTGTCAAGTTTTTGGAGAAAAATATCTTGAAAAAGAGAAAATGATGTCAATGCATAGTGTTGGAAAAGCATCAATTTATGAATCTCAATTAATTCACTTAAAATATAAACCTAAAAAAGCAAAAACAAAAATTGTTCTTGTAGGAAAAGGTTTAACTTATGATAGTGGTGGATTATCTTTAAAACCAGCAGATTTTATGATTACAATGAAAGCTGATAAAAGTGGTGGAGTTGCTGTTTTAAATACTATAAAAGCTATTGCTGAGCTTAAACTTCCTATTGAAGTTCATGCTGTTATTGGAGCTGTTGAAAATATGGTTGGTGGAAATGCTTATAAACCAGATGATATTTTAAGAGCAAAAAATGGTAAAACAATTGAAGTAAGAAATACAGATGCTGAAGGAAGATTAGTTTTAGCAGATTGTTTATGTTATGCACAAGATGAGATTAAAAATATTGATTATATTTTTGATTTTGCAACACTTACAGGAGCTTGTGTTGTTGGTCTTGGAGAATATACAACAGGAATTATGGGAAACAATGCAAAACTTAGACAAAAAGCTTTAGAAGCTTGTGAAAATTCAGGAGAATATGCTACAAAATTAGATTTTAATAGATATCTTAAAAAATGTATAAAATCTGAAATAGCTGATGTTTGTAATATCTCAAATACAAGATATGGTGGAGCAATTACAGCTGGAATGTTTTTAGATAACTTTATTTATGAAGAGAATAAAGAAAAATGGGTGCATTTTGATATAGCTGGACCTGCATTTGTAGAAAAAGCTTGGGGATATAATCCTTATGGTGCAAGTGGAACAGGTGTTAGATTTGCAGTTGAATTAGCTAAAACTTTAGCATAG
- a CDS encoding LysR family transcriptional regulator: MDSNLLKIFVEVANEKSISKAANNLGFAQSNVTSRIKQLESSIDTILFHRVPSGVILTKEGEKLYSYALDIVKKIDFAKYEMQNIKTQINLTIGSTESYASTKLISFLIQLNNDFPNINLELITNTTKETIKNLIDYRVDIAFVSGNPMNDDLLILNKIDEKIVLAEPKDKTPPNVLITFKNGCAYNDFSKDYLKSISNNDFKHFQFGNYETILACIKAGMGKSFLPLSIIEKLNYKDELKLTELGNNSNIPTCLACRKNFIPKIKEYLEKYDFN; this comes from the coding sequence ATGGATTCAAATCTATTAAAAATATTTGTAGAAGTAGCAAATGAGAAAAGTATATCTAAAGCTGCAAATAATCTTGGTTTTGCTCAATCAAATGTAACTTCAAGAATAAAACAATTGGAATCTTCTATTGATACTATTTTATTTCATAGAGTACCTTCTGGGGTTATATTAACAAAAGAGGGAGAAAAACTATATTCTTACGCCTTAGATATTGTAAAAAAGATAGATTTTGCAAAATATGAGATGCAAAATATAAAAACTCAAATAAATCTCACTATTGGTTCAACAGAATCTTATGCAAGCACTAAATTAATAAGTTTTTTAATTCAATTAAATAATGATTTTCCAAATATAAATTTAGAACTTATTACAAATACTACTAAAGAAACAATCAAAAATCTTATTGATTATAGAGTTGATATTGCATTTGTGAGTGGAAATCCAATGAATGATGATTTATTAATTTTAAATAAAATTGATGAGAAGATTGTATTAGCAGAACCAAAAGACAAAACTCCTCCAAATGTATTAATAACTTTCAAAAATGGTTGTGCTTATAATGATTTTTCAAAAGATTACTTAAAAAGTATCTCTAATAATGATTTTAAACACTTTCAATTTGGTAATTATGAAACAATACTAGCTTGTATAAAAGCTGGAATGGGAAAAAGTTTTTTACCACTTAGTATAATAGAAAAACTAAATTATAAAGATGAATTAAAACTTACAGAATTAGGAAATAATTCAAATATTCCTACTTGTTTAGCTTGTAGAAAAAATTTCATTCCTAAAATAAAAGAGTATTTAGAAAAGTATGATTTCAATTAA
- a CDS encoding IS110 family transposase, whose product MYYVGIDIAKSFHVVTIIDENEVKVTQKPIRVTNCIDGFSKFITKLETISSNTNDFIIGLEATGIYGENLWEFLNSHGFNVKLLNPFQTTRYREQHTMKKVKNDNIDSWIIALFLKDGKYSSGYVTDDEYQSLRTLYRNRASIQSDMKEVKKRILTQVTVTFPELENFIDIFSITGLALLDKYPTAHHYKHSSVDRILKIFRHIQGNSFNNQKAIEVLELAKNSIYSGKAKDARAIAIKSSIRLLKIYQEELSILEEEILALLEKNGIKEEKDVPTNSLIENLKTIPGVSSKTIAAVISECGDLSRFKTPIKFIGYLGLFPTENSSGNSKSTGHLSKRGSSLAKHALYMASVSCLLHNKELKQYYDTKKSQGKSKQEGIIAVARKLATIIYSIFRYNTPYDPSRVFSKS is encoded by the coding sequence ATGTATTATGTTGGAATTGATATTGCTAAAAGCTTTCATGTTGTTACTATCATTGATGAGAATGAAGTAAAAGTTACACAAAAACCTATAAGAGTTACAAACTGTATTGATGGATTTTCAAAGTTTATTACTAAACTTGAAACTATTTCATCAAATACAAATGATTTTATAATTGGTCTTGAAGCAACTGGTATTTATGGTGAAAACCTTTGGGAGTTTTTAAATTCTCATGGGTTTAATGTTAAACTATTAAATCCATTTCAAACAACTAGATATAGAGAACAACACACAATGAAGAAAGTAAAAAACGACAACATAGATTCTTGGATCATAGCTTTATTTTTAAAAGATGGTAAATATAGTTCAGGTTATGTAACTGATGACGAATATCAGAGTTTAAGAACTTTATATCGTAATCGTGCTTCTATACAATCAGACATGAAAGAAGTAAAGAAGAGAATACTTACTCAAGTAACAGTTACATTTCCAGAACTTGAAAATTTTATTGATATATTTAGCATCACAGGGCTTGCACTTTTAGATAAATATCCAACTGCACACCACTATAAACATAGTAGTGTTGACAGGATACTTAAAATTTTTAGACATATTCAAGGAAATAGTTTTAATAACCAAAAGGCTATAGAGGTTTTAGAGTTAGCAAAAAACTCTATTTATTCAGGTAAAGCCAAAGATGCAAGAGCTATTGCTATTAAAAGTTCTATTAGACTTCTTAAAATATATCAAGAAGAACTATCTATATTAGAAGAAGAGATATTAGCACTTCTTGAAAAAAATGGTATTAAAGAGGAAAAAGATGTTCCAACTAATTCATTGATTGAGAACTTAAAAACTATTCCTGGAGTTTCATCTAAAACTATTGCTGCAGTTATTAGTGAATGTGGAGATCTATCAAGATTTAAAACACCTATTAAATTTATTGGTTATCTTGGATTATTTCCAACAGAAAATAGCTCAGGTAATTCCAAATCTACAGGTCATTTAAGCAAAAGAGGTTCTTCTTTAGCTAAACATGCTTTATATATGGCAAGTGTTAGTTGTTTATTACACAACAAAGAACTAAAACAATATTATGATACAAAAAAGTCTCAAGGTAAATCCAAACAGGAGGGAATTATTGCTGTTGCTAGAAAACTTGCAACCATAATTTACTCTATATTTAGATACAACACTCCATATGATCCATCTCGTGTATTTTCTAAGTCATAA
- a CDS encoding porin family protein, which translates to MKIITKVALASMLFAGSLSANSVAHFGITAVNSDVKLENGDKFTEYGFTFGATKYFDSNILLGVDASVTFGSMDFTSGGETKSILMTGLSAEARAGYSFFDRKLDLYAAIGYGGQGFDNGESNAAGLGYGAGIQYNFAEHWAVAADYRKYDMDFEGLVDYDLNRVGFSLKYRY; encoded by the coding sequence ATGAAAATAATTACAAAAGTAGCTTTAGCATCTATGCTTTTTGCAGGTTCTTTAAGTGCAAATTCAGTTGCACACTTTGGTATTACAGCAGTGAATTCAGATGTAAAATTGGAAAATGGAGATAAATTTACAGAGTATGGATTTACTTTTGGTGCTACAAAATATTTTGATTCAAATATTTTACTTGGAGTTGATGCTTCAGTTACATTTGGTAGTATGGATTTCACTTCAGGTGGAGAGACTAAATCTATATTAATGACAGGATTATCAGCAGAAGCAAGAGCTGGTTATTCTTTTTTTGATAGAAAACTTGATCTTTATGCTGCTATTGGTTACGGTGGACAAGGATTTGACAATGGTGAATCAAATGCTGCTGGTTTAGGTTATGGTGCTGGAATTCAATATAACTTTGCTGAGCATTGGGCAGTAGCAGCTGATTATAGAAAATATGATATGGATTTCGAAGGTTTAGTTGATTATGATTTAAACAGAGTTGGATTTTCACTTAAATATAGATATTAA